A single window of Triplophysa rosa linkage group LG2, Trosa_1v2, whole genome shotgun sequence DNA harbors:
- the LOC130570472 gene encoding uncharacterized protein LOC130570472 isoform X3, whose protein sequence is MKSTCSLRAEGQGRLLRWSRGAFRSTTVQTPVKETLTSDMKFWFRWGEKTGQWRTLQSAAKSDMSLCECNKGKVIICSQPRSHFRISFKDMARSPITRLNNIPMYQSTRYNDDSTQRMVVENLNITHNGNLSEEKNDIKMIQDEIPVYRNTRYRKYMSIQSNDESICQMVVQNFKISHNGNPSEEESRPEMIQDSRPMYLKTRHRQYMWVGSKDGSTSQMVVENIKISDDRNPRRGNKRIRQVYCSKETTEGHSQLERYNKRPSFLELPGFYKNLNTISV, encoded by the exons ATGAAAAGTACGTGTTCGTTGAGAGCAGAGGGTCAGGGTCGACTCCTCAGATGGTCGCGAGGAGCGTTCAGGTCAACCACAGTACAAACTCCCGTAAAG gAAACGTTAACATCTGACATGAAGTTTTGGTTTCGATGGGGTGAGAAAACAGGACAATGGAGGACTTTGCAATCAGCAGCTAAATCCGACATGTCCCTGTGTGAATGCAATAAAGGCAAAGTAATCATCTGTTCACAGCCGCGGTCACATTTTAGAATTTCCTTCAAAG ACATGGCTAGAAGTCCCATAACGAGACTGAACAACATACCAATGTATCAGAGTACCAGATACAATGATGACTCAACTCAACGGATGGTTGTGGAGAATTTGAACATCACCCACAATGGAAACCTCAGTGAAG agaaaaatgacataaaaatgataCAGGACGAGATACCAGTTTATCGGAATACCAGATACAGAAAGTACATGTCCATTCAAAGCAATGACGAGTCAATTTGCCAGATGGTTGTGCAGAATTTTAAGATCAGCCACAATGGAAACCCCAGCGAAG AAGAAAGCCGCCCAGAAATGATTCAGGACAGCAGACCAATGTATCTGAAAACCAGACACAGACAGTACATGTGGGTCGGAAGCAAAGACGGGTCAACTAGTCAGATGGTTGTGGAGAACATTAAGATCAGCGACGACAGAAACCCCAGAAG GGGGAACAAGAGGATTCGACAGGTATATTGCAGTAAAGAGACAACAGAAGGACATTCACAGCTTGAACGGTACAACAAAAGGCCATCATTTTTGGAGCTACCTGGGTTTTATAAAAATCTAAACACAATTTCAGTTTGA
- the LOC130570472 gene encoding uncharacterized protein LOC130570472 isoform X2 has product MLYLEGRPLEMKPAYLMTKNEKYVFVESRGSGSTPQMVARSVQVNHSTNSRKVTVTVIENMDVDKVKCMAFCFELNNKKYFPVVTGDKIGFEETLTSDMKFWFRWGEKTGQWRTLQSAAKSDMSLCECNKGKVIICSQPRSHFRISFKDMARSPITRLNNIPMYQSTRYNDDSTQRMVVENLNITHNGNLSEEKNDIKMIQDEIPVYRNTRYRKYMSIQSNDESICQMVVQNFKISHNGNPSEESRPEMIQDSRPMYLKTRHRQYMWVGSKDGSTSQMVVENIKISDDRNPRRGNKRIRQVYCSKETTEGHSQLERYNKRPSFLELPGFYKNLNTISV; this is encoded by the exons ATGTTGTATCTAGAAGGAAGACCTCTAGAAATGAAACCCGCGTATCTGATGACCAAGAATGAAAAGTACGTGTTCGTTGAGAGCAGAGGGTCAGGGTCGACTCCTCAGATGGTCGCGAGGAGCGTTCAGGTCAACCACAGTACAAACTCCCGTAAAG TCACTGTAACTGTGATTGAGAATATGGACGTCGATAAAGTCAAATGCATGGCTTTCTGCTTTGAGCTGAACAATAAGAAATATTTCCCTGTTGTTACTGGCGATAAGATTGGATTTGAG gAAACGTTAACATCTGACATGAAGTTTTGGTTTCGATGGGGTGAGAAAACAGGACAATGGAGGACTTTGCAATCAGCAGCTAAATCCGACATGTCCCTGTGTGAATGCAATAAAGGCAAAGTAATCATCTGTTCACAGCCGCGGTCACATTTTAGAATTTCCTTCAAAG ACATGGCTAGAAGTCCCATAACGAGACTGAACAACATACCAATGTATCAGAGTACCAGATACAATGATGACTCAACTCAACGGATGGTTGTGGAGAATTTGAACATCACCCACAATGGAAACCTCAGTGAAG agaaaaatgacataaaaatgataCAGGACGAGATACCAGTTTATCGGAATACCAGATACAGAAAGTACATGTCCATTCAAAGCAATGACGAGTCAATTTGCCAGATGGTTGTGCAGAATTTTAAGATCAGCCACAATGGAAACCCCAGCGAAG AAAGCCGCCCAGAAATGATTCAGGACAGCAGACCAATGTATCTGAAAACCAGACACAGACAGTACATGTGGGTCGGAAGCAAAGACGGGTCAACTAGTCAGATGGTTGTGGAGAACATTAAGATCAGCGACGACAGAAACCCCAGAAG GGGGAACAAGAGGATTCGACAGGTATATTGCAGTAAAGAGACAACAGAAGGACATTCACAGCTTGAACGGTACAACAAAAGGCCATCATTTTTGGAGCTACCTGGGTTTTATAAAAATCTAAACACAATTTCAGTTTGA
- the LOC130570472 gene encoding uncharacterized protein LOC130570472 isoform X1 codes for MLYLEGRPLEMKPAYLMTKNEKYVFVESRGSGSTPQMVARSVQVNHSTNSRKVTVTVIENMDVDKVKCMAFCFELNNKKYFPVVTGDKIGFEETLTSDMKFWFRWGEKTGQWRTLQSAAKSDMSLCECNKGKVIICSQPRSHFRISFKDMARSPITRLNNIPMYQSTRYNDDSTQRMVVENLNITHNGNLSEEKNDIKMIQDEIPVYRNTRYRKYMSIQSNDESICQMVVQNFKISHNGNPSEEESRPEMIQDSRPMYLKTRHRQYMWVGSKDGSTSQMVVENIKISDDRNPRRGNKRIRQVYCSKETTEGHSQLERYNKRPSFLELPGFYKNLNTISV; via the exons ATGTTGTATCTAGAAGGAAGACCTCTAGAAATGAAACCCGCGTATCTGATGACCAAGAATGAAAAGTACGTGTTCGTTGAGAGCAGAGGGTCAGGGTCGACTCCTCAGATGGTCGCGAGGAGCGTTCAGGTCAACCACAGTACAAACTCCCGTAAAG TCACTGTAACTGTGATTGAGAATATGGACGTCGATAAAGTCAAATGCATGGCTTTCTGCTTTGAGCTGAACAATAAGAAATATTTCCCTGTTGTTACTGGCGATAAGATTGGATTTGAG gAAACGTTAACATCTGACATGAAGTTTTGGTTTCGATGGGGTGAGAAAACAGGACAATGGAGGACTTTGCAATCAGCAGCTAAATCCGACATGTCCCTGTGTGAATGCAATAAAGGCAAAGTAATCATCTGTTCACAGCCGCGGTCACATTTTAGAATTTCCTTCAAAG ACATGGCTAGAAGTCCCATAACGAGACTGAACAACATACCAATGTATCAGAGTACCAGATACAATGATGACTCAACTCAACGGATGGTTGTGGAGAATTTGAACATCACCCACAATGGAAACCTCAGTGAAG agaaaaatgacataaaaatgataCAGGACGAGATACCAGTTTATCGGAATACCAGATACAGAAAGTACATGTCCATTCAAAGCAATGACGAGTCAATTTGCCAGATGGTTGTGCAGAATTTTAAGATCAGCCACAATGGAAACCCCAGCGAAG AAGAAAGCCGCCCAGAAATGATTCAGGACAGCAGACCAATGTATCTGAAAACCAGACACAGACAGTACATGTGGGTCGGAAGCAAAGACGGGTCAACTAGTCAGATGGTTGTGGAGAACATTAAGATCAGCGACGACAGAAACCCCAGAAG GGGGAACAAGAGGATTCGACAGGTATATTGCAGTAAAGAGACAACAGAAGGACATTCACAGCTTGAACGGTACAACAAAAGGCCATCATTTTTGGAGCTACCTGGGTTTTATAAAAATCTAAACACAATTTCAGTTTGA